A portion of the Acidobacteriota bacterium genome contains these proteins:
- a CDS encoding BamA/TamA family outer membrane protein produces the protein MKRINGSGRIIAGLMVCLALTVSPLLSLPPGDGDMGGAGHRAGGETPADIPRTGDPKGETAAAEDGQPAKKPVVDRDAPALLRLGPILFYDTDAGLGYGGRIFLRSALRFTESFDLLVYHTDKGDRRIRFAASWPDAELRRGKTYPFAFDLLYDFEKTAETAFFGVGGGSKFEDREFYVREPSEISAVFSHGLSARTHVRFGWRYRSVVNSEFSPDSHLAVRPPASNASKAAWPSYFVGFVYDSRNSVIHPSGGIFANVEIDRAPGLEGESISFVKLGARFRYFKVLLQPRTILAVRIWGQTLFGTNLPVQTLLTLGGRDTLRGSARFRFLDQTFLLLNTELRIPVYRRIGAILGLDAGRVWASPGKIDGRGWTVNPVFGLRFIADDFVVRADVGLGRDGTGLYLTAGHMF, from the coding sequence ATGAAACGGATAAACGGGAGCGGCCGCATTATCGCCGGACTCATGGTCTGCCTGGCCCTGACCGTCTCTCCCCTTTTGTCTCTCCCGCCCGGAGACGGAGACATGGGAGGCGCGGGCCATCGGGCGGGCGGAGAGACACCCGCGGACATTCCGCGAACCGGAGATCCGAAGGGTGAAACGGCGGCCGCCGAGGACGGACAGCCAGCGAAAAAACCCGTCGTCGATCGCGATGCGCCGGCTCTCCTGAGACTGGGGCCGATTCTCTTCTACGACACCGACGCCGGTCTGGGATACGGCGGCCGGATCTTTCTGCGGAGCGCCCTGCGTTTCACGGAATCCTTCGATCTTCTCGTCTATCATACGGACAAGGGCGACCGCCGCATCCGGTTCGCCGCATCCTGGCCCGATGCCGAATTGAGGCGGGGGAAAACCTATCCCTTCGCCTTCGACCTCCTCTACGACTTCGAAAAGACGGCCGAAACCGCCTTTTTCGGCGTGGGCGGCGGATCGAAGTTCGAGGACCGGGAATTCTACGTCCGGGAGCCCTCGGAAATCTCCGCCGTTTTCAGCCACGGCCTCTCGGCTCGAACGCATGTCCGTTTCGGATGGCGCTACCGGAGCGTCGTGAATTCGGAGTTTTCTCCGGATTCGCATCTGGCCGTCCGGCCGCCGGCTTCCAACGCCTCCAAAGCGGCCTGGCCCTCATATTTCGTCGGGTTCGTTTACGACAGCCGGAACAGCGTCATCCATCCCTCCGGCGGCATTTTCGCGAACGTGGAAATCGACCGCGCGCCCGGCCTTGAGGGCGAAAGCATCTCTTTTGTGAAGCTCGGCGCCCGGTTCCGCTATTTCAAGGTCCTGCTGCAACCGCGGACGATTCTCGCCGTACGCATCTGGGGCCAAACCCTTTTCGGAACAAACCTTCCCGTTCAAACTCTTCTGACTCTCGGCGGCCGGGACACGCTGAGGGGCTCGGCACGATTCCGCTTTTTGGACCAAACCTTCCTGCTTCTGAACACGGAACTTCGAATCCCGGTCTACCGGCGGATCGGAGCGATCCTGGGGCTTGATGCCGGCAGGGTCTGGGCCTCTCCCGGGAAAATCGATGGGCGCGGCTGGACAGTGAATCCAGTCTTCGGCCTGCGCTTCATCGCCGACGACTTTGTCGTCCGGGCCGACGTCGGCCTCGGCCGCGACGGGACCGGTCTCTACCTCACCGCCGGCCACATGTTCTAG